One genomic segment of Sminthopsis crassicaudata isolate SCR6 chromosome 4, ASM4859323v1, whole genome shotgun sequence includes these proteins:
- the RNF146 gene encoding E3 ubiquitin-protein ligase RNF146 yields MIGMMAGCGEIDHTINMLPTNRKANESCSNAGPSLTVPECAICLQTCVHPVSLPCKHVFCYLCVKGASWLGKRCALCRQEIPEDFLDKPTLLSPEELKAASRGNGEYAWYYEGRNGWWQYDERTSRELEDAFSKGKKSTEMLIAGFLYVADLENMVQYRRNEHGRRRKIKRDIIDIPKKGVAGLRLDCDSTAVNLARESSADGADNISAQAGASVLPLVSTSVRPLTSLDGQLTSPATPSPDASTSLEDSFTHLQISGDSVAERSHRGEGEEDHELLSSGRVPAPDTSVEETESDASSDSEDVSAHLAQHLSSTQQRHLVPNVNQIATDRPTAGGGAVSASVRSRRPDGQCTVTEV; encoded by the exons ATGATAGGAAT gatGGCTGGCTGTGGTGAAATTGATCACACAATAAACATGCTTCCCACGAACAGAAAGGCAAATGAGTCCTGTTCTAATGCTGGACCTTCTCTTACTGTCCCTGAATGTGCCATCTGTCTGCAAACATGTGTTCACCCAGTCAGTCTTCCTTGTAAGCATGTTTTCTGCTATTTGTGTGTAAAAGGAGCTTCATGGCTTGGAAAACGATGTGCACTTTGTCGTCAGgagattcctgaggactttcttGACAAGCCAACCTTGTTATCACCAGAGGAACTAAAAGCAGCAAGTAGAGGTAATGGAGAATATGCCTGGTATTATGAAGGAAGAAATGGGTGGTGGCAATATGATGAACGCACCAGCAGGGAATTGGAAGATGCTTTCTCCAAAGGTAAAAAGAGCACTGAAATGTTAATTGCTGGTTTTCTGTATGTTGCTGATCTTGAAAACATGGTTCAATACAGGAGAAACGAACATGGACGACGTAGGAAAATTAAACGAGATATAATAGATATACCAAAGAAGGGAGTGGCTGGACTTAGGCTGGATTGTGACTCTACTGCGGTTAACTTAGCAAGAGAGAGCTCTGCAGATGGAGCGGACAATATATCAGCCCAGGCTGGGGCTTCTGTGCTGCCTCTAGTGTCTACTTCTGTTAGACCCTTAACTTCACTAGATGGCCAGTTAACAAGCCCTGCAACACCTTCACCTGATGCAAGCACTTCTCTAGAGGACTCTTTTACTCACTTGCAAATCAGTGGAGACAGCGTGGCTGAAAGGAGTcacaggggagagggagaggaagaccATGAATTACTCTCTTCAGGCAGGGTACCAGCACCAGATACCTCCGTTGAGGAAACAGAATCAGATGCTAGTAGTGATAGTGAGGATGTATCTGCTCACCTTGCACAGCACTTATCTTCAACTCAGCAGAGACATTTGGTTCCAAATGTAAATCAGATAGCAACTGATAGACCTACAGCAGGGGGTGGAGCAGTGAGTGCCAGTGTCAGGTCTAGAAGACCTGATGGACAGTGCACAGTTACTGAAGTTTAA